The Streptomyces kaniharaensis genome segment ACAACGCCGCGGCACGGGCGGTGCGCGGGCAGACGGGCGAGTCCGTCGGCCAGCGCCTGATGGGCATCGTCACCGTCGACGAGGACACTGGCGCCTCGATCGGCCCGGCCCGCTCCGTCATCCGCAGCCTCGCCCACGTCCTCGACATCCTGCCGACGTTCGCCGCTACGCCCGTCCCGTTACCTACCCGCGCCGTCA includes the following:
- a CDS encoding RDD family protein, yielding MRGQTGESVGQRLMGIVTVDEDTGASIGPARSVIRSLAHVLDILPTFAATPVPLPTRAVRPGRTPSAGPLWWRGR